From the Colletotrichum lupini chromosome 1, complete sequence genome, the window CTCAAAAGGTCTATCCATAGGTATAAGGTAGCTTACGTTGCTCTAATCGTGTCATTTCGGGATTTGCAGAGTCCTGGTTTCAGTCGCGGACCGTCTTCCGTCATCGGGCTTAAGCTCTCTAACTCTTTGAGACGCGTATAGGCATCGAGAAGCCCTTCTTTTCTGCTTCCGCTGATGCCGAGTTCAGGCTATGAAGTATTGACGGGGTTTTCCACTTTGCTAGGCGCCACCGTACAAGTGGATAGTAAGGGTCAACTGCGCTCATTCCAAATATCAAGATGGGGCATTTAGGCTGTGATTCTGATTAAACCGGGATGAAGTGATCTAAATCTCAGTCCGGAAACGAAACGAAGGTATCGTGAATATCAAACACCTATTTTCGGCATCGCAGGATTTTCCATGGTCCTAGGTTCGGAGGGAGCTAGAGCAAAAGGAGGGATACCGATATATTCAGGGCTAGTCCACATGGCAAAGTCATACACATATACCACGTTTATCAGTCACCACTTGGCTAGCTTGGAATTGGTAATGGAGTTTAAAATTAGACGCGGGCAGCGTTCATCTCAGCATCGGGGCGGTGTTTGCTGGCAGCCTACAAGCGAGCTCAGCCCCCGGCTattaacgaccttagcttctGCGATATGTGCCGCACACGCATAGGGCAGACGTCAATTCCACTGTCAGCACGTTCTTTGTCCACAGCTGCGCGGCAACGGACCACTCACGTCGCGTTCCTCGTTCGTCTGAGTGAGATTCTAGCGCCAACAAAGGATCTAGTGCCGGTTGGCAGCCCTCCGGGTAACCGCCGTCCCGGATCTGCGTGCCAGGCGGTACATGACAGATGAGGAAACTTCTTTCGGAGAGCTAGCGTTGTTCACGCGAAGGAAGCTGGGAGATGAGCTTCCCCCAGTCGGAGGAGGCGGGTCGTGTAGGTGGAAGAGGATGCTTCCGTAGGGCTGTACAATAACGCCGTCAGCTGGTCACGATGACCAAAGACCCAAAGCAATAGCATCGCACGACGCtgtaaattatatataataagaagatgTCGCTGCCGGTTAGTGTATTGGTTCTCTCATCATCACACATTCGCACAAACAACCAAACCAACCTTCCAACTTTTCCTATCTTCTTTCCTATTTTTCTTTATTTCCTAGAGTCTTCTCTCTCGCTACGCATCCGAGTTCTACCTCTTACACATATCCAAAATCACGGATCCAGACAAAATGTTCTCCATCAAGACCTTCTCCACTGTCCTCctggccgccgccgccaccgtcTCCGCCGCTCCCACCAACACCGCCGGCACCAAGACCCCGACCCGCACCTACGAGCTCACAGGCGTCACCCACTCCGTCGTCGCCGGCCTCGGCGGCCTCCGCTTCGACCCGGACAACGTCGTCGCCGAGGTCGGTGACATCGTCGAGTGGCACTACCTGCCCCGCAACCACTCCGTCGCCGAGTCCAACTTTGGCAACCCGTGCAATCCCCTGGCCGACggctcctccttcttctccggcTTCAACTTCTTCACTCCCGAGGGCCAGTCCGCCAACGTTTTCCAAATCGTCGTCGAGGACAAGAAGCCCATCTGGTACTACTGCGCCCAGAACGCCGGCCAGCACTGCAAGAACGGCATGGTCGGCGTCATCAACCAGAACTTTGACAGCCCCGACTTCACTCTCGCCAAGCACAAGGCTTTGGCTGCGCAGAAGGGCGATGCTGTCATTCCTCCTGTTCAGCAGGGTGGCTTTGTCATCCCCAACCCGAACCCCCTTGGAGGTTTCAAGCTCTAAACATATGGTCTATCGATGATTACGCCATTTGATTGTGGGAGCTATTGGGCTGTCATGGCGGTAATTGCATGTGCATTGAGCGGGTTGCATGGTACGGTCAAAAGGGAATTGCATCTGGTGGCATTAGATTTTGGAAAATTTGAGCTATCTTTTGTCTTACAACCTTCGATTCTTAGCTTACTTCAGATATATAACATTCTATAACACTCATTCACTCTCTGAATTCCATCAATCCCTGCGCATTCATGAACATCGAAAGCTTTTGAACACGAAATGCGGCTACCAAAAGATATTATACTGTGAGTATGGTTCCCCTAAGGTAGGTGGCATGTAACAAAAGTCGTAGACACCTCGTACAGTCGCTCATCACGGGGAACAAAATGAAGACAGGATGAAAGTGCCTCATAAGTAGGTCTAAGATGCTTTATGTTTATTCGACTTGGCAACCATCGCTAACTCCGCGATTATCCCCTGAAAGGTGTCAGCCGCTTGCATACGCTAGGCACTCTTGTTTATAAGCGACTTTGTTGGATAGATCAAGCCTATGAATACGACGGTATTATCGGGAAAAGAGCCGAACACGACGGGTAATTTGTGCGGGGTTCAAGACGATAGACAAACCACATATGAACGCTCAACCCCGCCCTAGGGTACCTTAATCACCCAAGATGGCATCAAAACCAGAACATTGAATTGGTGGAAGAAATGCAGTGAAATTGCTAAGAAATCGTTCTCGGGTTCGCCCACAATTATGCCACAAGCAGAACTCTGTGTATTGCCGACAGTGCGTAATCGCTAAGATGTACATTGGTTGAAAAAAAGACTTGATACAAAAGGCGACTTAACGCCCAGGGCTACTCAATCAAACTCGAAGTGCTGCGAGACAAGATTCGACATCTTCAGATTGATCACGTTCGTCTCAGATCTCTCAATGCGACTCTTCAGCCTCGTCTGGCTGTCAATCGTCACACTGGCGGCCCAAAGCCAGTCTCAGGAGGTCAACAAACCCTTCAACAACCCGATCCTCCCGGGTTGGAACTCTGATCCTAGCTGCACTTTTGTCAAGGAATATGATGACACGTTCTTCTGTACTGTCTCCTCATTTCTGGCTTTCCCGGGTGTTCCCGTATACGCCAGCAAGGACTTGGTAAATTGGAGACTTGTCAGCAATGCTTTGACGCGACCGGAGCAAGTGCCGGAACTCTACCGGAACTCGGGACAGAATGAGGGTATTTGGGCGTATACAATCAGGTTCCGCAACGGAACATTCTACCTCATCACATCGTACGTCTCTTGGTATGAAGGGTGGGGCCCCAAGATCTTACTCTTCACAACCACCGACCCATACGATGATGCCTCGTGGACGGGCCCCCTTCGCGTCGAGAATCCGGCAAACGATATTGACCCGGACATCTTTTGGGACAACAACAAGGTGTACATGTCGGTGGCTGCCGGTATCTACATTAGCGAAATCGATCTTTCGACGGGCGCGGCAAAGGAGCCTATCAAAGTCTGGAACGGCACCGGGGATCGCAACCCCGAGGGGCCGCACTTGTATCGCAAAGATGACTACTATCATCTGCTGATTGGAGAGGGCGGAACGGAAACAAATCACTCTGTAACGATTGCTCGAGCGAAAGAGTTGGCAGGACCGTACGAAGGAGCTCCGCACAACCCTATTCTAACGGCCAAGAATACCGACTTGTATTTTCAGACGGTGGGACACGCTGACCTCTTCCAAGACGCCTCCGGGAATTGGTGGGGTGTCGCGCTGGCAACTAGGTCAGGTCCCGAGTGGGAGATCTACCCAATGGGGCGCGAGACTGTTCTCTTTGCCGTCAAATGGGATGATGGGGGTTGGCCAGTACTCGACGAGGTACTTGGTGTTATGGATGGACCTTTGCCTCCCACGAACAGAGATATCCCCGGCAATGGTCATTGGATCAACGAACCTGACGTTGTCGACTTTACGCCGGGCTCGGAGATTCCTAGGCATTTTATCTTTTGGCGTCCACCAAAGACAGATCTGTTCAGAGTCTCACCGGAGGGGCATGCCAACACGCTGCAGATATCTCCTTCACCTGTCAACCTTTCAGCAACACCAGAATTTAACCCAGAACAAGATGGTCTCGGATTCATCGCACGCAAGCAGAGTGCTACGCTGTTCAACTACACCGTCGACGTCTCATTCCAGCCAAAAGTTGAAAACGAGGAAGCCGGCATTTCGGTCTTCTTGACCCAATTCCAGCACATAGATTTAGGCATTGTGAACTTGCCAGCTTGCTCCAACCAGTCGCTTGTTCCGAAGTTCCGATTCAAGGTCGAGGCCTCAGGAAAGCCCAACATCCCCGTTCCCGAGATAGCTCTCGTGACAGTGCCCAAAGCCTGGAGATCGGAGCCGATAAAGCTCTCCGTATCTGCTATCAGCGACTCAAAGTATGTTTTCGGGGCAGCTCCGGCTTCTCGCCCAGAAGAATATCTGGAAATTGGATCGGCGAATGCGTTGATCGTTTCTGGAGGCAGTGGCCCGTTCACCGGTAAGCCCCCTAACTCAGTCCATTGAAGTTCTGATGATTGACATGGGGATCCTGTAGGCACAATTGTCGGGGCGTATGCTACTAACAATGGCGGTGATGGGATGACGCCCGCATACTTTAGTCGGTGGAGGTACACTCCTGTGGCACAAAAGATTAACCACGATACTCTTGTACCGGCGACTTAGAAATGGGGGTTTGACATCAAAGCCATCACTTATCCT encodes:
- a CDS encoding extracellular serine-rich protein, whose amino-acid sequence is MFSIKTFSTVLLAAAATVSAAPTNTAGTKTPTRTYELTGVTHSVVAGLGGLRFDPDNVVAEVGDIVEWHYLPRNHSVAESNFGNPCNPLADGSSFFSGFNFFTPEGQSANVFQIVVEDKKPIWYYCAQNAGQHCKNGMVGVINQNFDSPDFTLAKHKALAAQKGDAVIPPVQQGGFVIPNPNPLGGFKL
- a CDS encoding arabinofuranosidase, which encodes MRLFSLVWLSIVTLAAQSQSQEVNKPFNNPILPGWNSDPSCTFVKEYDDTFFCTVSSFLAFPGVPVYASKDLVNWRLVSNALTRPEQVPELYRNSGQNEGIWAYTIRFRNGTFYLITSYVSWYEGWGPKILLFTTTDPYDDASWTGPLRVENPANDIDPDIFWDNNKVYMSVAAGIYISEIDLSTGAAKEPIKVWNGTGDRNPEGPHLYRKDDYYHLLIGEGGTETNHSVTIARAKELAGPYEGAPHNPILTAKNTDLYFQTVGHADLFQDASGNWWGVALATRSGPEWEIYPMGRETVLFAVKWDDGGWPVLDEVLGVMDGPLPPTNRDIPGNGHWINEPDVVDFTPGSEIPRHFIFWRPPKTDLFRVSPEGHANTLQISPSPVNLSATPEFNPEQDGLGFIARKQSATLFNYTVDVSFQPKVENEEAGISVFLTQFQHIDLGIVNLPACSNQSLVPKFRFKVEASGKPNIPVPEIALVTVPKAWRSEPIKLSVSAISDSKYVFGAAPASRPEEYLEIGSANALIVSGGSGPFTGTIVGAYATNNGGDGMTPAYFSRWRYTPVAQKINHDTLVPAT